One part of the Planctomycetota bacterium genome encodes these proteins:
- the plsX gene encoding phosphate acyltransferase PlsX produces MRIALDAMGGDSAPDVEVEGAIQAAPELKGHEIVLVGDEARIAAVAARHRGLPHGVSVRHAPQAVGMDEAPVEAIRRKPDSSIARCIEMADNGEVDAVVSAGNTGAVVALASLKLGLLEGVRRPGIAVALPTRNGDRTLVIDCGANVNCSPEHLYHYGVMASAYATHVFGKKRPRVALLNIGEESIKGNRLVKQAQTLLEASSLHFIGNMEGRDIFSGGADVVVCEGFVGNVLLKVSEGLAETIMSMMKEGIQRTLRRRIGAMLCKYAMIELAAKVDYAEFGGAPLLGVDGTVMICHGGSDRRAIAVAIRVAAEAAAHKVNQHIVADLRVRRAS; encoded by the coding sequence ATGCGGATCGCTCTGGACGCGATGGGGGGCGATTCCGCTCCCGACGTGGAGGTCGAGGGCGCCATCCAGGCCGCCCCCGAGCTGAAGGGCCACGAGATCGTGCTCGTGGGCGACGAGGCCCGGATCGCCGCCGTGGCGGCCCGGCACCGGGGCCTGCCCCACGGGGTCAGCGTACGGCACGCTCCACAAGCAGTGGGGATGGACGAGGCGCCGGTGGAGGCCATCCGCCGGAAGCCCGACTCCTCGATCGCCCGCTGCATCGAAATGGCCGACAACGGCGAGGTGGACGCCGTGGTGTCGGCCGGGAACACCGGCGCCGTGGTGGCCCTGGCCTCGCTGAAGCTGGGGCTGCTCGAGGGCGTCCGGCGCCCCGGCATCGCCGTGGCCCTGCCCACCCGCAACGGCGACCGCACGCTGGTGATTGATTGCGGGGCCAACGTGAACTGTTCTCCGGAACACCTGTACCACTACGGGGTGATGGCCTCGGCCTACGCGACGCATGTGTTCGGCAAGAAGCGGCCCCGCGTGGCCCTGCTGAACATCGGCGAGGAGTCGATCAAGGGCAACCGCCTGGTCAAGCAGGCGCAGACCCTGCTCGAGGCCTCGAGCCTCCACTTCATCGGCAACATGGAGGGCCGCGACATTTTCTCGGGCGGGGCCGACGTGGTGGTGTGCGAGGGCTTCGTGGGCAACGTGCTGCTCAAGGTGAGCGAGGGCCTGGCCGAGACGATCATGAGCATGATGAAAGAGGGCATCCAGCGCACGCTGCGGCGGCGCATCGGGGCCATGCTGTGCAAGTACGCCATGATCGAGCTCGCGGCGAAGGTGGACTATGCGGAGTTCGGCGGCGCCCCCCTGCTGGGCGTGGACGGCACGGTGATGATCTGCCACGGCGGCTCGGACCGCCGCGCCATCGCCGTGGCCATCCGCGTCGCCGCCGAGGCCGCCGCGCACAAGGTCAACCAGCACATCGTCGCCGACCTGCGGGTGCGGCGCGCCAGCTAG
- the rpmF gene encoding 50S ribosomal protein L32, with product MPNPKRRHSRTRGRTRRAHDAVRAPQLVPCRNCHTPKLPHRVCHNCGFYAGREVVKAKEA from the coding sequence ATGCCCAACCCCAAACGCCGGCATTCCCGCACCCGGGGCCGCACGCGTCGCGCACACGATGCCGTTCGCGCGCCCCAGTTGGTGCCCTGCCGCAACTGCCACACGCCCAAGCTGCCGCACCGTGTGTGCCACAACTGCGGCTTCTATGCGGGCCGTGAAGTCGTGAAAGCCAAGGAAGCCTAA